From the Theobroma cacao cultivar B97-61/B2 chromosome 2, Criollo_cocoa_genome_V2, whole genome shotgun sequence genome, one window contains:
- the LOC18607722 gene encoding chromatin remodeling protein SHL isoform X1, with protein sequence MKQNRKKKKAKAPRRTLDSYTVKHINKTIKAGDCVLMRPADQSKPSYVARIERIEADARGGNVKVHVRWYYRPEESIGGRRQFHGSKEVFLSDHYDVQSADTIEGKCTVHSFKSYTKLDAVGNDDFFCRFEYNSSTGAFNPDRVAVYCKCEMPYNPDDLMVQCEGCSDWFHPACIEMTAEEAKRLDHFFCESCSSEGQKKLQNSHATSRHSDTKVDTKRRRR encoded by the exons ATGAAGCaaaacaggaaaaaaaaa AAAGCCAAAGCCCCAAGGCGAACTCTAGATTCTTATACAGTCAAACACATCAACAAAACAATTAAAG CTGGAGATTGCGTGTTGATGCGACCAGCGGATCAATCAAAGCCGTCGTACGTGGCGAGAATCGAGCGGATCGAGGCGGACGCACGAGGGGGAAACGTGAAGGTGCACGTGAGGTGGTACTATAGGCCGGAGGAGTCGATCGGAGGGAGGAGACAGTTCCATGGATCTAAAGAGGTTTTCTTGTCTGATCATTACGATGTGCAAAGCGCTGATACCATCGAAGGAAAGTGTACGGTCCATAGTTTCAAGAGCTATACCAAGCTTGACGCCGTTGGAAACGACGACTTCTTCTGTCGTTTTGAGTATAATTCCTCCACCGGTGCTTTCAATCCCGATCGCGTCGCCGT TTATTGCAAATGTGAGATGCCTTACAATCCTGATGACTTAATGGTTCAGTGCGAAGGTTGCAGTGACTG GTTTCATCCTGCTTGTATAGAAATGACAGCAGAGGAGGCTAAACGACTTGACCACTTCTTTTGTGAAAGTTGTTCATCTGAAGGTCAGAAGAAGTTGCAGAACTCCCATGCCACTTCCAGACACTCAGATACAAAG GTGGATACAAAACGACGACGGAGGTga
- the LOC18607722 gene encoding chromatin remodeling protein SHL isoform X2 encodes MAKAKAPRRTLDSYTVKHINKTIKAGDCVLMRPADQSKPSYVARIERIEADARGGNVKVHVRWYYRPEESIGGRRQFHGSKEVFLSDHYDVQSADTIEGKCTVHSFKSYTKLDAVGNDDFFCRFEYNSSTGAFNPDRVAVYCKCEMPYNPDDLMVQCEGCSDWFHPACIEMTAEEAKRLDHFFCESCSSEGQKKLQNSHATSRHSDTKVDTKRRRR; translated from the exons atgGCCAAAGCCAAAGCCCCAAGGCGAACTCTAGATTCTTATACAGTCAAACACATCAACAAAACAATTAAAG CTGGAGATTGCGTGTTGATGCGACCAGCGGATCAATCAAAGCCGTCGTACGTGGCGAGAATCGAGCGGATCGAGGCGGACGCACGAGGGGGAAACGTGAAGGTGCACGTGAGGTGGTACTATAGGCCGGAGGAGTCGATCGGAGGGAGGAGACAGTTCCATGGATCTAAAGAGGTTTTCTTGTCTGATCATTACGATGTGCAAAGCGCTGATACCATCGAAGGAAAGTGTACGGTCCATAGTTTCAAGAGCTATACCAAGCTTGACGCCGTTGGAAACGACGACTTCTTCTGTCGTTTTGAGTATAATTCCTCCACCGGTGCTTTCAATCCCGATCGCGTCGCCGT TTATTGCAAATGTGAGATGCCTTACAATCCTGATGACTTAATGGTTCAGTGCGAAGGTTGCAGTGACTG GTTTCATCCTGCTTGTATAGAAATGACAGCAGAGGAGGCTAAACGACTTGACCACTTCTTTTGTGAAAGTTGTTCATCTGAAGGTCAGAAGAAGTTGCAGAACTCCCATGCCACTTCCAGACACTCAGATACAAAG GTGGATACAAAACGACGACGGAGGTga